A section of the Deltaproteobacteria bacterium genome encodes:
- a CDS encoding PBP1A family penicillin-binding protein gives MNAGKFIPRKLKTRKYSLLVKALFVVFILSGVAVLAGSSFLYYVLLNEIPSIAALKDYRPSIASRVYADNNELIDEFFAEDRKLIKVSELPKRAVQAFVAAEDARFYEHSGVDWQSVTRAFYKNIEAGHIVQGGSTITQQVAKSLYLSSEKSYLRKVKEAILAYKIDKYLTKEEILNLYLNYIYLGHGTYGIEAAAQGYFGKSARYLTLSEAAILASLPKAPTNYSPYLHFDRAKQRQAYVLERMAEDGYITPREKEEAVQAPLALRSIKPKDKIAPYFVENVRRYILEKYGSDVLYKEGLEIYTTLNIKMQKAAREAVERGLSELETRQGYPQGLAQGALLSMEAATGAIKAMVGGRNFIKSEFNRATQSKRQPGSAFKPLIYTAAFDKGMTPATVVVDAPLVYQDAAKNVWKPQNFDREFQGPTTLRNALVHSRNIVTIKLLQNIGIDYATAYATNMGISSPLERNLSLALGTSGVTLQEMVRAYGVLANQGKKVDPFFIRKIIDRTGHVFEESQPVSTQVIDPRIAFMTAYIMQDVVESGTGQLVKSIGRPVAGKTGTTDEMRDAWFMGFSPSLVAGVWVGFDKERTLGRHEVGGRAAAPIWLYFMEQSLRGTPVEVFPVPEGIVFTKVERATGQPVKGASKTAIYECFLDDTLPGENGEAGRPTGAAKSGTETPF, from the coding sequence ATGAACGCCGGTAAATTTATTCCCCGCAAACTTAAGACAAGGAAATATTCCCTCTTGGTCAAGGCGCTTTTTGTGGTTTTTATACTTTCCGGTGTGGCGGTCCTGGCGGGCAGCAGCTTCCTCTATTACGTATTACTGAATGAAATACCCAGTATTGCGGCCCTCAAGGACTACCGCCCGAGCATTGCCAGCCGCGTCTATGCCGACAACAATGAACTGATTGATGAGTTTTTTGCCGAAGACAGGAAACTAATCAAGGTTTCCGAGTTGCCGAAAAGGGCCGTGCAGGCCTTTGTCGCCGCCGAAGATGCCCGTTTTTACGAGCATAGCGGCGTAGATTGGCAAAGCGTCACCCGCGCCTTCTATAAAAACATCGAGGCGGGCCACATCGTCCAGGGGGGCAGTACGATCACCCAGCAGGTGGCCAAGTCCCTTTATCTGTCCTCGGAAAAAAGTTATCTGCGGAAGGTCAAAGAGGCAATCCTGGCCTATAAGATTGATAAATATCTGACCAAGGAAGAGATTCTGAATCTCTATCTGAATTACATTTACCTGGGTCACGGCACTTACGGCATCGAAGCGGCAGCCCAGGGCTATTTCGGAAAAAGCGCCAGGTATTTGACCCTCTCCGAGGCGGCTATCCTGGCCAGTCTGCCGAAAGCGCCCACCAATTATTCCCCCTATCTGCATTTCGACCGCGCGAAGCAGAGGCAGGCCTATGTCCTGGAGAGGATGGCGGAAGACGGCTACATAACCCCCCGGGAAAAGGAAGAGGCCGTCCAAGCTCCTTTGGCGCTGCGTTCCATCAAGCCGAAGGATAAAATCGCCCCCTATTTCGTGGAAAATGTCCGCCGCTATATCCTGGAGAAGTATGGCAGCGATGTCCTTTATAAAGAGGGGCTTGAGATATATACGACGTTGAATATCAAGATGCAGAAGGCAGCGCGGGAAGCGGTGGAGAGAGGCTTGTCGGAACTGGAGACCAGGCAGGGATACCCGCAGGGGCTGGCGCAGGGCGCTCTCCTGAGCATGGAGGCCGCTACGGGTGCCATCAAGGCCATGGTGGGCGGCAGGAATTTTATCAAGAGTGAATTCAATCGCGCCACCCAATCCAAAAGACAGCCCGGTTCGGCTTTTAAACCCTTAATTTATACGGCGGCCTTTGACAAGGGCATGACGCCGGCCACAGTGGTCGTTGATGCGCCCCTCGTTTATCAGGATGCCGCCAAAAATGTCTGGAAGCCGCAGAACTTTGACCGGGAATTCCAGGGGCCGACCACCCTGCGGAATGCCCTCGTTCATTCGCGGAACATTGTCACGATCAAATTACTGCAAAACATCGGGATTGATTATGCCACCGCCTATGCCACCAACATGGGCATTTCTTCACCGCTGGAGAGAAATCTTTCCCTGGCCTTGGGGACGTCCGGCGTCACCTTGCAGGAAATGGTGCGCGCCTACGGTGTGCTGGCCAATCAGGGGAAAAAAGTTGATCCCTTTTTCATCAGAAAGATCATTGATCGCACGGGCCATGTCTTTGAAGAGAGCCAACCTGTCAGCACCCAGGTTATTGATCCGCGGATTGCCTTCATGACGGCCTATATCATGCAGGACGTGGTAGAAAGCGGGACGGGCCAGTTGGTGAAAAGCATCGGTCGTCCCGTGGCGGGCAAGACCGGCACCACCGATGAAATGCGGGATGCCTGGTTTATGGGTTTTTCCCCTTCCCTGGTAGCCGGTGTCTGGGTTGGTTTTGACAAGGAGCGGACGCTCGGCAGACACGAAGTGGGCGGCCGGGCGGCAGCGCCGATCTGGCTCTACTTTATGGAACAGTCCCTGCGGGGAACGCCGGTAGAGGTGTTTCCCGTGCCCGAAGGAATAGTCTTTACGAAAGTGGAACGGGCCACCGGCCAGCCCGTCAAGGGGGCTTCCAAAACGGCTATTTATGAATGCTTCCTTGATGATACTTTACCCGGTGAAAACGGCGAGGCCGGCCGGCCGACCGGGGCCGCGAAGTCTGGTACCGAGACGCCTTTCTGA
- the tatB gene encoding Sec-independent protein translocase protein TatB produces MFGIGMPELMVILVIALLVVGPKRLPDLAKTFGKGLSEFRKATEGATETLKESLRVDEIKQDVEDIKESFLSNKSHDAAGSPPPPSSPKVDEGKKADSHPYDAAANPDKRDK; encoded by the coding sequence ATGTTTGGAATCGGGATGCCGGAATTGATGGTAATATTGGTAATTGCCCTGCTGGTCGTGGGACCGAAGCGGTTGCCGGATCTGGCCAAGACCTTTGGCAAGGGTCTGTCCGAATTTCGCAAGGCCACCGAAGGCGCCACGGAGACGCTGAAGGAAAGCCTGCGGGTGGATGAAATAAAACAGGATGTCGAAGATATCAAAGAGTCATTTCTGTCCAACAAGAGTCATGATGCTGCCGGTTCGCCGCCGCCCCCATCTTCGCCAAAGGTTGACGAGGGGAAAAAGGCTGACTCCCACCCCTATGATGCTGCTGCCAACCCCGATAAACGGGATAAGTAA
- the tatC gene encoding twin-arginine translocase subunit TatC, whose translation MDNPTDERMSFTSHLEELRTRLIRVLAAVGIGFLACYGFKDWLFKIITKPLADVLPAKSFMIYTGMPEAFFIYMQIAFFASLLLTGPYCLYQVWKFISPGLLPGEKKYVLPFVLVSSTLFISGVLFGYFLVLPPAFKFFVSFSSDFLKPMFSLKEYLSLSLKFLLGFGVSFQLPVFLFFMTKIGIVNARMLSKQRRYAILIIFIVAAVLTPSPDALTQTLMALPLMVLYEVGIVVSRFAEKKPVPADEDAAKQEKEV comes from the coding sequence ATGGATAATCCTACTGATGAAAGAATGTCTTTTACCTCCCATCTGGAGGAATTGAGAACCAGGCTGATCCGCGTCCTGGCCGCCGTCGGGATAGGTTTTCTGGCCTGTTATGGCTTTAAGGACTGGCTGTTCAAGATTATTACCAAACCACTGGCCGATGTGCTGCCCGCCAAAAGCTTTATGATCTATACGGGCATGCCGGAGGCTTTTTTCATCTACATGCAGATTGCCTTTTTCGCGTCCCTCTTGCTGACCGGCCCTTACTGCCTTTATCAGGTCTGGAAATTCATCTCGCCGGGGCTTTTACCGGGAGAAAAAAAATATGTCCTGCCCTTTGTCCTGGTCTCCTCCACGTTGTTTATCAGCGGCGTGCTTTTCGGGTATTTCCTCGTCTTGCCGCCGGCCTTCAAGTTTTTTGTGTCTTTTTCTTCCGATTTTCTCAAACCAATGTTTTCTTTGAAGGAGTACCTGTCACTGTCTTTAAAATTTCTTCTCGGTTTCGGCGTCTCCTTCCAGTTGCCCGTCTTTCTCTTTTTCATGACGAAAATCGGGATCGTCAATGCCCGGATGTTATCTAAACAGAGGCGGTACGCCATTCTTATCATTTTTATCGTAGCGGCGGTCCTCACCCCTTCACCGGACGCCCTGACCCAGACCTTGATGGCCCTGCCCTTGATGGTGCTCTACGAAGTCGGGATCGTGGTGTCAAGATTTGCTGAAAAAAAACCTGTTCCCGCCGATGAGGACGCAGCGAAACAAGAAAAGGAAGTATGA
- the gatC gene encoding Asp-tRNA(Asn)/Glu-tRNA(Gln) amidotransferase subunit GatC — MKIEKPEVEYVAHLARLEFDAAETEKFTSQLNDILLYMEKLNEVDTSGIAPVSSNISLTNAFREDVVGISLSHDLALANAPETRAGCFLVPKVVE; from the coding sequence GTGAAGATAGAAAAACCAGAGGTGGAGTACGTGGCTCATTTAGCCAGGCTGGAATTCGACGCCGCGGAAACAGAAAAGTTCACCTCCCAGTTGAACGATATCCTGTTATATATGGAAAAATTGAATGAGGTGGATACGAGCGGCATCGCGCCGGTGAGCAGCAACATCTCGCTTACCAACGCCTTTCGGGAAGATGTCGTCGGTATTTCTCTCAGCCACGACCTGGCCCTGGCCAATGCCCCGGAAACAAGGGCCGGCTGTTTCCTGGTGCCCAAGGTGGTGGAATAG
- a CDS encoding histone deacetylase yields the protein MSRKTGIVQDTRYLSHVVGFDHPESPERLAAIYEMLALPDMADKFIQIPARPATIDELAMVHRRSYIDLVADTAGKSFTPLDPDTATSAESFTAALLAVGGLLNAIDSVISGGVDNAFALVRPPGHHAEDRGAMGFCLFNNVAIGALHAINKHHLQRVLIVDWDLHHGNGTQHSFYEDPRVLYFSTHHYPYYPGTGDLKENGRGAGLGYTINVPLRTGADNGLYVDILRKLLQPVALQFQPELILVSAGFDIYAEDPLGGMEVTTEGFAGLTRVLMNIADACCRGRLVMTLEGGYHIQGQAAAVKKVLQEMRDDRQTDVELLFPAAGNALREDPIIQRVMDQIRPYWPVF from the coding sequence ATGTCCCGTAAAACAGGAATTGTTCAAGATACACGCTACCTTTCGCATGTTGTCGGGTTCGACCATCCGGAATCTCCGGAAAGGCTGGCGGCCATTTATGAAATGCTGGCGCTGCCCGACATGGCAGATAAATTTATCCAGATTCCCGCGCGACCGGCGACTATTGATGAACTGGCGATGGTTCACCGCCGCTCCTATATTGATTTGGTGGCCGACACAGCCGGGAAATCCTTTACCCCTCTTGATCCTGACACTGCCACTTCGGCAGAATCTTTTACTGCAGCGCTGCTGGCCGTGGGGGGGCTATTAAACGCCATTGACAGCGTCATCTCCGGCGGGGTGGACAATGCCTTTGCCCTGGTCCGGCCGCCCGGGCACCATGCCGAGGACCGGGGTGCCATGGGTTTTTGCCTGTTCAACAATGTGGCCATCGGCGCTCTGCATGCCATCAACAAGCATCACCTGCAAAGAGTGCTGATTGTTGACTGGGATCTGCACCACGGCAACGGTACCCAGCATTCCTTTTATGAAGACCCGCGGGTGCTTTATTTTTCCACCCACCATTATCCCTATTATCCCGGTACGGGCGACCTGAAAGAAAACGGCCGTGGCGCCGGTCTGGGCTACACGATCAATGTCCCGCTGCGCACGGGGGCCGACAACGGGCTCTATGTAGATATCCTCCGGAAGCTGTTACAGCCGGTAGCCCTGCAATTCCAGCCGGAGCTGATTCTGGTATCGGCCGGCTTCGATATTTACGCAGAGGATCCGCTGGGCGGGATGGAGGTGACCACGGAAGGCTTCGCCGGCCTGACAAGGGTGCTCATGAACATTGCCGATGCCTGCTGCCGGGGGCGTCTGGTCATGACTCTGGAAGGAGGCTACCACATCCAGGGGCAGGCTGCAGCGGTAAAAAAAGTATTGCAGGAGATGCGGGACGACAGGCAGACGGATGTCGAGCTGCTGTTTCCGGCCGCCGGGAATGCCCTGCGGGAAGATCCGATCATTCAACGGGTGATGGATCAGATCAGACCTTACTGGCCTGTATTTTAG